Proteins from one Ipomoea triloba cultivar NCNSP0323 chromosome 1, ASM357664v1 genomic window:
- the LOC116026353 gene encoding transcription factor bHLH112-like, whose amino-acid sequence MADEFSTAAVCGGGWWNPTRNMFGSSLCSASMNDIGSFAWPPSNHGAEVTAEVKGRPIDLLGLSPSITETPATDDWNQVLMQDNERGDRSYGSMVQEDLNYGVQQTLTVIPSSTQELSTSNFPITSYNYPPNLLKSMFDDADPHHHQQCLISNQPVISYAPPTTAAMTNYGQNLSDFSPSPPKFPSLLAPTNHHLQFPSSISLWNSPLTSCSFSSPTFTDKKPVITAKSNGINKEPRDSSCLANKSSTAEPDFKRPRIETPSPLPTFKVRKEKLGDRITALQQLVSPFGKTDTASVLHEAIEYIKFLHDQVNVLITPYKKNGSPSDQHCQQNTEEVLDEEGLSKQDLRSRGLCLVPMSSTFPVAAEATTDFWTPTFGANFR is encoded by the exons ATGGCGGATGAGTTCTCGACGGCCGCCGTATGCGGAGGAGGATGGTGGAATCCGACGAGGAACATGTTCGGTTCGTCGCTGTGCTCGGCGTCGATGAACGATATCGGGAGCTTTGCATGGCCGCCGAGTAATCACGGCGCGGAAGTCACGGCGGAGGTCAAGGGCAGGCcgattgaccttcttggtttgagtccaTCAATTACAGAAACTCCCGCCACAGATGACTGGAACCAAGTTTTAAT GCAAGATAACGAAAGGGGTGACCGGAGTTATGGTTCTATGGTGCAAGAAGACTTGAATTATGGGGTGCAGCAGACTTTGACTGTAATCCCAAGCTCCACTCAAGAATTATCCACTAGTAATTTCCCCATTACCTCGTACAATTATCCTCCCAATTTGCTGAAATCTATGTTCGACGACGCagatcctcatcatcatcagcagTGTTTGATAAGCAACCAGCCAGTAATCAGCTACGCGCCGCCGACCACGGCGGCGATGACGAATTATGGACAAAATTTAAGTGACTTTTCACCTTCTCCCCCTAAATTCCCCTCCCTCCTCGCCCCAACTAACCACCACTTACAGTTCCCCAGTTCCATATCTTTATGGAATTCACCGCTTACCTCTTGTTCTTTCTCATCTCCAACATTTACTGACAAGAAACCTGTCATCACTGCAAAG TCGAATGGCATTAATAAGGAGCCAAGGGATTCGAGCTGTTTAGCTAACAAAAGCAGCACTGCTGAACCGGATTTCAAGCGTCCAAGAATAGAAACGCCATCGCCATTGCCAACTTTTAAG GTGCGCAAAGAGAAGCTGGGGGACCGAATAACTGCCCTCCAACAATTGGTGTCACCTTTTGGAAAG ACTGATACTGCCTCAGTTCTCCATGAAGCTATTGAGTACATCAAGTTCCTCCATGATCAAGTCAAT GTTTTGATTACTCCCTATAAGAAAAATGGGTCGCCATCCGATCAGCACTGTCAACAG AATACCGAGGAGGTTTTGGATGAAGAAGGGTTGTCAAAACAAGATTTAAGGAGCCGAGGGCTATGTTTAGTGCCAATGTCAAGCACATTCCCTGTGGCTGCTGAGGCAACAACTGATTTCTGGACACCAACGTTTGGGGCAAATTTCAGGTAG